One genomic segment of Chelonia mydas isolate rCheMyd1 chromosome 1, rCheMyd1.pri.v2, whole genome shotgun sequence includes these proteins:
- the AMER2 gene encoding APC membrane recruitment protein 2, giving the protein MDLHCDCAETPAVEPPSGKINKTAFKLFKRKKSGGTMPSIFGVKSKGGDGKGSSKAGMVRSKTHDGLADVVLESSKTEESSGGGGGGVDQLNRDINTRAVAGLNVSSNSSVAKSHSFFSLLKKNGKSENGKGENADQRAGSRQKKGLKGIFSSMRWHKKDKNGKDERGETSEIQSNLIMSGSLTASLECIKEEAPKPLSEPQYTTEEINIELSCDKHSGDVHATAEEPEVRDAGEMQNNKSTQGEIPAAAGNQHEENRPELPDPGVEEVGTAKDTAITGCGDIIADQEDEVGSSSGGCEKSTPGASKPGTSKKNPNMVAYQGGGEEMASPDQVDDTYLQEFWDMLSQTEEQVQETQEGEGGGTKPPEIKKENKYVEGAQDGSMMKRIGLNQIPIHLSHKEDQKNREYEQPEGIPNSDEGYWDSTTPGPEEDSSNSVQKESIPRDSYSGDALYDLYADTDENITGVPSDEEVTCVSRSKPVSPVTTTCSLKTPAGSVKDSKIPISIKHLTSLPTSHGTDASNSHHIAHHHPTKSEIPRTKIPVSKVLVRRVSNRGLAGMMVKATTFQDNAKK; this is encoded by the exons ATGGACTTGCATTGCGATTGTGCCGAGACTCCGGCAGTCGAGCCACCGTCCGGGAAGATTAATAAAACTGCTTTCAAATTATTTAAGAGGAAGAAATCGGGGGGCACCATGCCCAGCATATTTGGGGTGAAAAGCAAAGGCGGGGATGGGAAAGGCTCGAGTAAAGCTGGGATGGTGAGGAGCAAGACTCACGATGGATTAGCTGATGTTGTGCTGGAAAGCAGCAAGACGGAGGAATCGAGCGGCGGAGGTGGCGGTGGTGTTGATCAACTGAATCGGGATATAAACACCAGGGCTGTAGCCGGCCTCAATGTTTCATCAAACAGCTCTGTGGCTAAGTCACACAGTTTTTTCTCTCTATTGAAGAAGAATGGGAAATCAGAAAATGGCAAGGGAGAGAATGCAGATCAGAGGGCGGGCAGCAGACAAAAGAAAGGATTGAAAGGGATCTTCAGCAGTATGCGGTGGCATAAAAAGGATAAAAATGGCAAGGACGAAAGGGGGGAAACATCAGAAATTCAATCCAACCTTATTATGTCAGGGTCTCTGACTGCCAGTTTGGAATGCATCAAAGAAGAGGCACCAAAACCTTTGTCTGAGCCTCAATATACCACGGAAGAAATTAACATTGAATTGTCTTGTGATAAACACAGTGGAGATGTGCACGCCACGGCAGAGGAGCCTGAAGTTAGAGATGCTGGGGAAATGCAGAACAACAAAAGCACACAAGGAGAGATTCCTGCTGCCGCTGGAAACCAACATGAGGAGAACCGCCCTGAACTGCCAGATCCGGGTGTGGAAGAGGTTGGGACTGCGAAGGATACGGCCATAACAG GCTGTGGAGATATTATTGCAGACCAGGAGGATGAagtgggcagcagcagtggcGGCTGTGAGAAGAGCACCCCAGGGGCCAGCAAGCCAGGCACTTCTAAAAAGAACCCAAACATGGTGGCCTaccagggaggaggagaggaaatggcAAGCCCAGACCAAGTGGATGACACTTACCTTCAGGAGTTCTGGGATATGTTATCACAAACAGAGGAGCAAGTCCAAGAGACCcaggaaggagaaggaggagggacaAAACCACCTGAGatcaaaaaagagaacaaataTGTTGAGGGGGCACAGGATGGTTCAATGATGAAACGCATTGGTCTCAACCAGATTCCGATTCATCTCAGCCACAAAGAGGATCAGAAGAACAGGGAATATGAGCAGCCAGAGGGCATCCCAAACAGTGATGAGGGCTACTGGGATTCCACTACTCCTGGTCCTGAGGAAGATAGCAGCAATAGTGTCCAGAAAGAGAGCATCCCCAGGGACAGCTACAGTGGTGATGCCCTCTATGATCTTTATGCTGATACAGATGAAAACATCACAGGGGTGCCTTCTGATGAAGAAGTCACTTGTGTATCACGCTCCAAACCTGTGTCTCCAGTAACAACCACATGCTCACTTAAAACACCTGCAGGTTCAGTCAAGGACTCCAAGATACCTATCAGCATTAAACATCTTACATCGCTTCCCACCAGCCACGGAACAGATGCCAGTAACAGCCATCACATTGCACATCATCACCCAACCAAAAGTGAGATTCCCAGAACAAAAATCCCGGTTTCTAAAGTACTTGTACGCCGGGTCAGTAATAGGGGTTTAGCTGGAATGATGGTTAAAGCCACCACATTCCAGGACAATGCCAAAAAGTAG